The Kocuria sp. TGY1127_2 genome includes a window with the following:
- the nrdE gene encoding class 1b ribonucleoside-diphosphate reductase subunit alpha yields MPEKYKGLGYHELNAMLNLYDSNGRIQFDADRQAARQYFLQHVNNNTVFFHDLEEKLKYLVEHQYYEPQVLEQYSMDFIRSLSKLAYSKKFRFPTFLGAFKFYTSYTLKTFDGQRYLERFEDRVVMVALSLARGDEELATNLVEEIISGRFQPATPTFLNAGKKQRGELVSCFLLRIEDNMESIGRSINSALQLSKRGGGVAFALTNLRESGAPIKKIENQSSGVIPVMKLLEDSFSYANQLGARQGAGAVYLHAHHPDIYRFLDTKRENADEKIRIKTLSLGVVIPDITFELAKRNEEMYLFSPYDVERVYGMPFSDINVTEKYYEMVDDSRIQKKKINAREFFQTLAEIQFESGYPYVMFEDTVNRANPIDGKVIMSNLCSEILQVSQPSEYQPGLDYETIGKDISCNLGSLNVARTMDSPDFGQSIETAIRGLTAVSDMSDIESVPSIARGNAMSHAIGLGQMNLHGYLARERVFYGSEEGIDFTNIYFYTVLFHALRASNKLAIERGETFAGFEKSDYASGEFFDKYIKQTWEPQTPRVREMFSEVHIPTQSDWEDLKASVMEHGIYNQNLQAVPPTGSISYINGSTSSIHPIASKIEIRKEGKLGRVYYPAPYLDNDNLEYFQDAYEIGYEKIIDTYAAATQHVDQGLSLTLFFPDTATTREINKAQIYAWRKGIKTIYYVRLRQLALEGTEVEGCVSCML; encoded by the coding sequence ATCCCGGAGAAGTACAAGGGGTTGGGCTACCACGAGCTCAACGCGATGTTGAACCTGTACGACTCGAACGGTCGGATCCAGTTCGATGCCGACCGGCAGGCTGCCCGCCAGTACTTCCTGCAACACGTCAACAACAACACCGTGTTCTTCCACGACCTCGAGGAGAAGCTCAAGTACTTGGTCGAGCACCAGTACTACGAGCCCCAGGTTCTGGAACAGTACTCGATGGACTTCATCAGGTCTCTGTCCAAGCTTGCTTATTCCAAGAAGTTCCGGTTCCCGACCTTCCTGGGGGCGTTCAAGTTCTACACCTCCTACACCCTGAAGACCTTCGACGGTCAGCGGTACCTTGAGCGCTTCGAGGACCGGGTGGTCATGGTGGCTCTTTCCCTGGCACGCGGTGACGAGGAGCTGGCCACCAACTTGGTCGAGGAGATCATCTCGGGTCGATTCCAGCCGGCCACGCCGACCTTCCTCAACGCCGGCAAGAAGCAGCGCGGCGAGTTGGTCTCCTGCTTCCTGCTGCGCATCGAGGACAACATGGAGTCGATCGGTCGTTCGATCAATTCGGCTCTCCAGTTGTCGAAGCGAGGCGGCGGCGTCGCTTTCGCTCTCACCAACCTGCGTGAGTCCGGTGCGCCGATCAAAAAGATCGAGAATCAGTCCTCCGGCGTGATCCCCGTGATGAAGTTGCTCGAGGACTCGTTCTCCTATGCGAATCAGTTGGGCGCGCGTCAAGGTGCGGGTGCCGTATACCTGCACGCGCACCACCCGGATATCTACCGGTTCCTCGATACCAAGCGCGAGAACGCGGACGAGAAGATCCGCATCAAGACCCTCTCGCTCGGCGTCGTGATCCCGGATATCACTTTCGAGCTGGCCAAGCGCAACGAAGAGATGTACCTCTTCTCTCCGTACGACGTTGAACGCGTCTACGGTATGCCTTTCTCCGACATCAACGTCACCGAGAAGTACTACGAGATGGTCGATGACTCGCGCATCCAGAAGAAAAAGATCAACGCTCGCGAGTTCTTCCAGACCCTTGCGGAGATTCAGTTCGAGTCGGGCTACCCGTACGTGATGTTCGAGGACACCGTGAACCGGGCCAACCCGATTGACGGCAAAGTCATCATGTCGAACCTGTGCTCCGAAATCCTCCAGGTATCCCAGCCCTCTGAATACCAGCCGGGGCTGGACTACGAGACCATCGGCAAGGACATTTCGTGCAACCTCGGGTCATTGAACGTTGCCCGTACCATGGATTCTCCGGATTTCGGCCAGTCCATTGAGACCGCGATCCGCGGTCTGACGGCCGTGTCGGATATGTCGGATATCGAATCGGTTCCCTCGATTGCGCGAGGAAATGCGATGTCCCATGCGATCGGCCTGGGTCAGATGAACCTTCACGGGTATTTGGCCCGTGAACGTGTGTTCTATGGATCCGAAGAAGGCATCGACTTCACGAATATCTACTTCTACACGGTGCTCTTCCACGCCTTGCGCGCTTCCAACAAGTTGGCGATCGAACGCGGCGAGACTTTCGCGGGCTTCGAAAAGTCGGATTATGCTTCGGGGGAATTCTTCGACAAGTACATCAAGCAGACGTGGGAGCCCCAGACTCCCCGGGTGCGTGAGATGTTCTCCGAGGTCCACATTCCGACCCAGTCGGACTGGGAGGACCTCAAGGCCAGCGTGATGGAACACGGTATCTACAACCAGAACCTGCAGGCTGTCCCGCCGACCGGTTCGATTTCCTACATCAACGGCTCGACCTCTTCGATCCACCCGATTGCTTCCAAGATCGAGATCCGCAAGGAAGGCAAGCTGGGTCGTGTCTATTACCCGGCCCCGTACCTGGACAATGACAACCTGGAGTACTTCCAGGATGCCTACGAAATCGGCTACGAGAAGATCATCGATACCTACGCCGCTGCCACCCAGCACGTGGACCAGGGACTGTCCCTGACGTTGTTCTTCCCGGACACTGCGACGACGCGCGAAATCAACAAGGCCCAGATCTATGCGTGGCGCAAGGGGATCAAGACGATCTACTATGTGCGCTTGCGTCAGCTGGCTTTGGAAGGCACCGAGGTCGAAGGCTGCGTTTCCTGCATGCTGTAG
- a CDS encoding SOS response-associated peptidase produces MCGRYVIARAVGDLLGGVELTEAMGNYNVAPTQTVPILVDHQDREFWTREIHSARWGLLPRWAKDESFSSRAFNARSETVVEKPTFRHAVKAQRCAVPANGYYEWAKAYRDDGSAKGKTTKTPYFVHPENPKDSIYFAGLYEWWKIPSGENEGQWLLSTTILTTSSPDEDRVQDNKTLAELSRLHDRLPIPLRYTGETEDELTTWLRGVHGAEEAVARIRDNAYDVAAGWMLTEVGREVGSVANNGPELTEPVSRLI; encoded by the coding sequence ATGTGCGGACGATACGTGATTGCGAGAGCCGTAGGCGACCTGCTGGGCGGCGTCGAACTGACCGAGGCCATGGGAAACTACAACGTGGCCCCGACGCAGACCGTGCCAATACTGGTCGATCACCAGGACCGGGAGTTCTGGACTCGTGAAATCCATTCGGCTCGTTGGGGCCTTTTGCCGCGCTGGGCCAAGGACGAGTCTTTCTCGTCGCGAGCATTCAACGCTCGTTCGGAGACCGTGGTCGAAAAACCGACTTTCCGCCATGCGGTCAAGGCTCAACGGTGCGCCGTCCCCGCCAACGGGTACTACGAATGGGCCAAAGCGTATCGTGATGATGGCTCGGCCAAAGGCAAGACGACCAAAACGCCGTATTTCGTCCACCCGGAGAACCCGAAAGACAGCATTTACTTCGCCGGACTCTATGAGTGGTGGAAGATCCCGTCGGGGGAGAACGAGGGACAGTGGCTTCTCTCGACCACCATTCTCACCACCTCCTCGCCTGATGAGGACCGGGTCCAGGACAACAAAACGTTGGCTGAACTGAGCCGACTTCACGACCGCCTCCCTATACCGCTGCGATACACAGGGGAGACCGAGGACGAATTGACGACCTGGTTGCGTGGCGTCCACGGTGCTGAGGAAGCCGTGGCGCGGATCCGGGATAATGCGTACGACGTCGCAGCGGGGTGGATGCTGACCGAAGTCGGCCGGGAAGTGGGATCGGTCGCGAACAACGGGCCGGAACTGACAGAGCCAGTCTCCCGACTGATCTAG
- a CDS encoding metal-dependent transcriptional regulator, with amino-acid sequence MSVTSLTESTQNYLKTIWSLNEWSDEPVTASAISAATGLRLSSVSDAVRKLTNQGFLKHAPYGAVDLTEQGRQHAVAMVRRHRLLETFLVETLGYTWDQVHDEAEVLEHSVSDFMIERVAELLGHPERDPHGDPIPSADGTVKSPSATRLTDVRPGQSVQVERISDSDPQLLQYFSAQGLAVGTKLNTSAGAPFSGALDVSVDGDGASLSLGREATDAIFVSEDFS; translated from the coding sequence ATGTCCGTCACGTCATTGACCGAAAGCACGCAGAACTACCTCAAGACCATCTGGTCGCTCAACGAGTGGTCCGACGAACCCGTCACGGCTTCCGCGATCTCCGCGGCAACCGGGTTGCGGTTGTCCTCGGTCTCTGACGCGGTCCGCAAACTCACCAACCAAGGCTTCCTCAAGCACGCCCCGTACGGAGCCGTGGACTTGACGGAGCAAGGCCGTCAACATGCCGTCGCCATGGTCAGGCGCCACAGACTGTTGGAAACTTTCCTCGTAGAGACTCTGGGGTACACCTGGGATCAAGTCCACGACGAGGCGGAAGTCCTCGAGCACTCCGTCTCGGATTTCATGATTGAGCGAGTTGCCGAACTCTTGGGCCATCCGGAACGGGACCCCCACGGTGATCCGATCCCTTCGGCAGATGGCACGGTCAAGTCCCCGTCGGCCACTCGACTGACAGACGTACGACCGGGTCAGTCGGTCCAGGTAGAGCGGATTTCCGATTCGGACCCACAACTGCTCCAGTATTTTTCGGCCCAGGGCCTTGCCGTCGGGACGAAACTCAACACATCTGCCGGTGCCCCCTTCTCGGGTGCGCTTGACGTCTCCGTGGACGGCGACGGGGCCTCGCTGAGTTTGGGGCGCGAGGCCACCGACGCCATCTTCGTCTCGGAAGACTTCTCGTAG
- a CDS encoding SulP family inorganic anion transporter, whose product MSALRNPRRGITEVLAGVVTSLALIPEATAFAIVTGLDPRTGLFGAVIIALVTSVLGGRPAMVSAAAGSVALVAAPLIMSHGLQYYLTAVIMSGVIQILLAALGAAKLMRFIPRSVMKGFVNALAILIFSSQLSELMSVPWLVYPLVALGLLVVFVLPRFTTVVPAPLVAIVAVTGAALLAGGGVPTVGQKGALPDALPTLGLPNVPWTVDTFTTVAPVAFAMAVVGLIESLLTAKLVDDLTDTHSHKTRESWALGVANVISGMFGCSAGCAMIGQTMINVKAGARTRLSSAVAALSVLALILSLHGVLAIIPMAALVAVMIYVSFTTFDWHSISPRLLKRMPVAETLIMILTVLVTVLTNNLALGVGVGVIAAMIAFARRVAHVVNVTRRLTSDADGTPLSVRYSIHGTLFFASSNDLYYSFRYADDPQEIVLDFDDAQIWDASTVAAVDSITHRYERDGHEVQVVGLDPTSAHLHGRLSGNL is encoded by the coding sequence ATGTCCGCGCTGCGCAACCCCCGCCGCGGTATCACCGAAGTTCTAGCGGGCGTCGTCACTTCCTTGGCCCTGATCCCGGAAGCTACCGCATTCGCGATTGTCACCGGCTTGGACCCGCGCACCGGACTCTTCGGCGCCGTGATCATCGCACTCGTGACCTCGGTATTGGGCGGTCGCCCCGCCATGGTGTCGGCGGCCGCGGGCTCGGTGGCCCTCGTCGCTGCTCCACTCATCATGAGCCATGGTCTCCAGTACTACCTGACGGCGGTCATCATGTCGGGGGTCATCCAGATCCTCCTGGCCGCATTGGGTGCGGCCAAGTTGATGCGTTTCATCCCGCGGTCCGTGATGAAGGGGTTCGTCAATGCCCTGGCCATCCTCATCTTCAGCTCACAGTTGTCCGAACTGATGAGCGTCCCCTGGCTCGTGTATCCGCTCGTGGCTTTGGGACTCCTGGTCGTCTTCGTCCTCCCCCGGTTCACGACGGTGGTGCCTGCTCCGCTAGTTGCCATCGTTGCGGTCACGGGGGCCGCTCTCCTCGCGGGAGGCGGCGTCCCGACCGTCGGTCAGAAAGGGGCCCTCCCCGATGCACTGCCTACCCTTGGCTTGCCCAACGTACCCTGGACCGTCGATACGTTCACTACAGTGGCACCCGTGGCCTTCGCCATGGCGGTCGTCGGCCTGATCGAATCATTGTTGACGGCCAAGCTCGTCGACGATCTGACGGATACGCATTCGCACAAGACGCGGGAGTCATGGGCCCTCGGCGTCGCCAACGTGATCTCGGGAATGTTCGGATGCTCCGCCGGGTGCGCGATGATCGGCCAGACCATGATCAACGTCAAAGCGGGCGCGCGTACACGGCTCTCCTCCGCTGTCGCAGCATTGTCCGTGCTCGCCCTGATCCTGAGCCTCCACGGGGTTCTGGCGATCATTCCGATGGCCGCGCTCGTTGCCGTGATGATCTATGTTTCCTTCACGACCTTCGACTGGCATTCGATCAGCCCACGTTTGCTCAAACGAATGCCCGTCGCGGAAACCCTGATCATGATCCTCACGGTCCTGGTGACGGTGCTGACCAACAATTTGGCTCTCGGCGTGGGCGTTGGTGTCATCGCCGCAATGATCGCTTTTGCTCGACGAGTCGCGCACGTTGTAAACGTGACTCGGAGACTCACGTCCGATGCAGACGGAACACCCCTGAGCGTGAGGTACTCGATCCACGGGACGTTATTCTTCGCATCATCGAACGATCTCTACTACTCGTTTCGGTATGCGGACGATCCTCAAGAGATAGTCCTGGATTTCGATGACGCTCAAATATGGGATGCTTCCACGGTGGCTGCGGTCGATTCGATCACCCACCGTTACGAAAGAGACGGACATGAGGTCCAGGTGGTTGGCCTGGACCCCACGTCCGCGCACCTTCATGGACGACTGAGCGGCAACCTCTGA
- the nrdF gene encoding class 1b ribonucleoside-diphosphate reductase subunit beta has translation MSEKVELVHNVEAINWNRIPDEKDLEVWDRLTGNFWLPEKVPLSNDVQSWATLNDEEKQLTMRVFTGLTLLDTIQGTVGAVALLPDALTPHEEAVYTNIAFMESVHAKSYSSIFSTLCSTKEIDEVFRWSRENEFLQRKANIVMDYYQGDDPLKKKVASTLLESFLFYSGFYLPMYWSSHAKLTNTADLIRLIIRDEAVHGYYIGYKYQRGLEKESAERRQELKDYTFDLLYELYENEVAYTHSLYDGVGLSEDVKKFLHYNANKALMNLGYEAMFPSSVTDVSPAILSALSPNADENHDFFSGSGSSYVIGKAVNTEDEDWDF, from the coding sequence ATGAGCGAAAAGGTCGAACTGGTCCACAACGTCGAGGCCATCAACTGGAACCGCATACCCGACGAGAAGGACCTCGAGGTCTGGGACCGGTTGACCGGTAACTTCTGGCTCCCCGAAAAGGTCCCGCTGTCCAACGACGTCCAGTCCTGGGCGACGTTGAATGACGAGGAAAAGCAGCTGACCATGCGGGTCTTCACCGGCTTGACCCTCCTGGACACTATCCAGGGCACCGTGGGCGCCGTCGCCCTCCTGCCGGACGCGTTGACTCCGCACGAGGAAGCCGTGTACACCAACATCGCCTTCATGGAGTCTGTGCACGCCAAGTCGTACTCCTCGATCTTCTCGACCTTGTGCTCGACGAAGGAGATCGACGAGGTCTTCCGCTGGTCCCGTGAGAACGAGTTCCTGCAGAGGAAAGCCAATATCGTCATGGACTACTACCAGGGAGACGACCCGCTCAAGAAGAAGGTGGCCTCCACACTGTTGGAGTCCTTCTTGTTCTATTCGGGCTTCTATCTGCCAATGTACTGGTCAAGCCACGCCAAGCTGACCAACACCGCGGACCTGATCCGCCTCATCATTCGCGACGAGGCCGTGCACGGCTACTACATCGGATACAAGTACCAGCGCGGGCTGGAGAAGGAAAGCGCCGAGCGTCGCCAGGAGCTCAAGGATTACACCTTCGATCTGCTGTACGAACTGTACGAGAACGAGGTCGCCTACACCCACTCGCTCTACGACGGCGTCGGCCTTTCCGAGGACGTCAAGAAGTTCCTTCACTACAACGCGAACAAGGCTCTCATGAACTTGGGTTACGAGGCTATGTTCCCGTCGTCGGTGACCGATGTTTCCCCCGCGATCCTCTCGGCGCTCTCGCCCAACGCGGATGAGAACCACGACTTCTTCTCCGGATCCGGTTCCTCGTACGTGATCGGCAAGGCTGTGAACACCGAAGACGAGGACTGGGACTTCTAA
- the nrdI gene encoding class Ib ribonucleoside-diphosphate reductase assembly flavoprotein NrdI, which translates to METVLEDQRGKPVSANEPVLVYFSSVSGNTHKFVEKLNVESIRLPLRTAEDTVRMDRPFVLCVPTYGRPRSGGAVPPQVMKFLREPKNREMLLGVIGAGNTNFGELYCIAADKIAVKCQVPVLYKFELMGTSDDVARVNEGLKAFWTQNFPHPE; encoded by the coding sequence ATGGAAACCGTGCTTGAAGATCAACGCGGCAAGCCGGTGTCGGCAAACGAGCCCGTGCTCGTCTACTTCTCCTCCGTCTCCGGCAACACGCACAAATTCGTCGAGAAGTTGAATGTCGAATCGATTCGACTTCCTCTGCGCACCGCAGAAGACACTGTCCGCATGGACCGTCCTTTCGTGTTGTGCGTTCCGACCTACGGTCGTCCCCGCTCGGGCGGGGCCGTCCCTCCGCAAGTCATGAAGTTCCTCAGAGAACCGAAAAACCGAGAAATGTTGCTCGGCGTCATCGGGGCCGGGAACACCAACTTCGGGGAGCTGTACTGCATCGCGGCAGACAAGATAGCGGTGAAATGTCAGGTCCCCGTCCTGTACAAATTCGAGCTCATGGGCACCAGCGATGATGTTGCCCGCGTCAACGAAGGATTGAAAGCGTTTTGGACACAAAACTTCCCGCACCCGGAGTGA
- a CDS encoding App1 family protein → MPDSRPLARRFVPQKRRSPSVGREAVNIAYRVADRIHERRAKSAVKAGNEPVIVAFVGYGTTSWVRVLGRALYKTMLFSDIIESFAGDQRATSPARGWRSFTSVPISNAEIDVVIADRHFQVSADRGGVLDVQLDIELPPGIHEVRMSTAGSRTVSSSIYVVPDDEKIGIICDVDDTIMVTALPRPLLAAWNSFVLSEHARMPTPGMPVLLERIHRAHPQSPVMYLSTGAWNVAPTLRRFLSRNAYPEGTLLLTDWGPTRTRWFRSGAAHKVDSLKRLAKEFPDMKWILVGDDGQRDPDIYNGFALRYPKNVAAIVIRNLSVGETVLASGRVWGDDRAREIAAGSLWMEANDGGTLSDKLKHSGLL, encoded by the coding sequence ATGCCTGACTCCCGGCCTCTGGCCCGACGATTCGTCCCACAGAAGCGCCGATCGCCCTCGGTAGGGCGCGAGGCCGTGAATATCGCGTATCGGGTCGCAGACCGTATTCACGAGCGACGCGCCAAGTCCGCGGTCAAAGCCGGCAACGAACCGGTCATCGTTGCCTTTGTCGGATACGGAACGACCAGCTGGGTTCGTGTCCTCGGCAGGGCGTTGTATAAGACCATGTTGTTCTCTGACATCATCGAGTCCTTTGCGGGGGACCAGCGGGCAACCAGCCCAGCCCGCGGGTGGCGGTCATTCACCTCCGTGCCCATCTCCAACGCTGAGATCGACGTCGTGATCGCGGATCGACATTTCCAGGTTTCTGCCGATCGAGGCGGTGTCCTCGACGTGCAGCTCGATATTGAGCTGCCTCCCGGAATACACGAGGTCAGAATGAGTACCGCGGGATCAAGGACTGTCTCGTCCAGCATTTACGTGGTTCCGGATGACGAGAAGATAGGGATTATCTGCGACGTCGACGACACGATCATGGTCACGGCGCTTCCGCGACCGCTTCTCGCGGCATGGAACTCTTTTGTTCTGTCCGAACATGCTCGAATGCCCACGCCGGGTATGCCCGTTCTGCTCGAACGCATTCACCGTGCCCACCCCCAGTCGCCGGTCATGTACCTGTCGACGGGCGCGTGGAACGTGGCACCTACTCTTCGTCGCTTTCTGTCGAGAAATGCGTATCCGGAAGGTACCTTGTTGCTCACCGATTGGGGGCCGACTCGAACGCGTTGGTTCCGTTCCGGCGCTGCCCACAAGGTCGATTCGCTCAAACGTCTCGCGAAGGAGTTCCCGGATATGAAGTGGATCCTGGTGGGTGACGACGGCCAGCGTGATCCTGATATCTACAACGGGTTCGCCCTCCGGTATCCGAAGAACGTGGCGGCGATCGTGATCCGTAATCTATCCGTAGGGGAGACGGTTCTCGCTTCCGGACGGGTCTGGGGAGATGATCGGGCACGGGAAATCGCCGCGGGATCGCTCTGGATGGAGGCCAACGACGGCGGCACCCTTTCGGACAAGCTCAAACACTCGGGATTGCTCTAG
- a CDS encoding SRPBCC domain-containing protein, with the protein MAHTAAPVSEPQDERAEERKDPFARSTKPQHPAELQLERVYRQVGNKENHHVIVVEQTFTNPPQEIWAALTEPENLAVWLEPVSLTSQEDRRFKTEKTGTEGSIQIFDPPRLLQLTWENGDEVGELQISITQTAAGSSLTLRHRVAANDHWDKYGAGATGVGWDGAFLALHAFLNGRAATVRQRMSELEGSEQGHRFIDATSKAWEEAQVKAGTDEETARAQAERTAAFYKGSEAS; encoded by the coding sequence GTGGCACATACCGCAGCACCCGTTTCGGAACCCCAGGACGAGCGGGCCGAGGAGCGCAAGGATCCCTTCGCTCGGTCAACCAAGCCCCAGCATCCGGCGGAGTTGCAGCTTGAGCGCGTCTACCGACAGGTCGGCAATAAGGAAAACCACCACGTCATCGTGGTGGAACAAACCTTCACCAACCCTCCCCAGGAAATCTGGGCGGCGCTGACGGAACCGGAGAACCTTGCCGTCTGGCTCGAGCCGGTAAGCCTGACCTCTCAGGAAGATCGTCGGTTCAAGACCGAGAAAACGGGGACCGAAGGAAGCATCCAAATCTTCGATCCTCCGCGGCTACTTCAACTGACATGGGAAAACGGCGACGAGGTCGGGGAATTGCAGATCTCGATCACTCAAACCGCGGCCGGTTCCTCGTTGACCCTGAGACACCGTGTTGCCGCCAATGATCATTGGGACAAATACGGTGCCGGAGCGACCGGCGTCGGCTGGGACGGAGCATTCCTCGCTCTTCACGCATTCCTCAACGGTCGCGCGGCCACAGTCCGTCAGCGGATGAGCGAACTCGAAGGATCCGAGCAAGGTCACCGCTTCATCGACGCGACGTCGAAAGCGTGGGAAGAAGCACAGGTCAAAGCCGGAACGGATGAGGAGACCGCCCGCGCACAGGCCGAACGCACGGCAGCTTTCTACAAAGGTTCCGAGGCCTCCTAG
- a CDS encoding lipoate--protein ligase family protein → MLFERHFDSVVEDYESTLSRLRRIAAGQEEPLLRISRPNRIIGFGRRDELNPGFDEALSACEKHGFTPWVRKVGGRAAAYHEDCMIVDHLAHDADATSGNKRRYREFGDLYVRALEGLGVRAGIGELMREYCAGEFSVHGVLAGGERVKLIGTAQRVVAGGWWFSAGIVIGRPEPLRSVLDEIYQALGIPMDPQTVGAVSMTVPEVQWDDVEDAVLDEYEEWNKRCADDT, encoded by the coding sequence ATGCTGTTTGAACGTCACTTCGATTCCGTCGTCGAGGACTACGAGTCAACTTTGAGCCGATTGCGTCGGATCGCTGCTGGGCAGGAAGAACCTTTGCTCAGGATCTCGCGGCCGAACCGCATCATTGGTTTCGGTCGACGGGACGAACTCAACCCGGGTTTCGACGAAGCCCTGTCCGCCTGCGAAAAGCACGGTTTCACCCCATGGGTACGGAAGGTTGGAGGACGTGCTGCGGCTTATCACGAGGATTGCATGATCGTGGACCACCTCGCTCATGACGCCGACGCGACGAGCGGGAACAAGCGGCGGTACCGAGAATTCGGTGACCTCTACGTGCGTGCACTCGAAGGCCTCGGGGTGAGAGCCGGAATCGGTGAGCTGATGCGCGAGTACTGTGCTGGGGAATTCAGCGTCCACGGGGTTCTCGCGGGCGGAGAGCGGGTCAAATTGATTGGCACCGCTCAACGAGTAGTCGCCGGCGGGTGGTGGTTCTCGGCGGGAATCGTGATCGGTCGACCGGAACCTTTGCGCTCTGTCCTCGACGAGATATACCAGGCCCTCGGAATCCCCATGGATCCGCAAACGGTCGGAGCCGTGTCGATGACCGTGCCGGAGGTTCAGTGGGATGATGTTGAGGACGCGGTGCTGGACGAGTACGAGGAGTGGAATAAGCGATGTGCGGACGATACGTGA
- a CDS encoding metal ABC transporter permease codes for MSLVHILLEPFEFEFMVRAISATLLASVLCAVLSCWLILTGWSLLGDAVSHAVLPGVVLSYALGLPFALGAAIFGLLAVALIGGVKETTRIKEDASIGIVFTTLFALGLVLVSVTPSQVDLNHIIFGNLLGVSPSDLRQVAALAGVCLAVLIFKRRDLSLYAFDPGHARNIGVNPRILGATLLGVLALTCVVALQAVGVVLVVGMLIIPGATARLLTERMSRMLVVAPVLSSLCSLVGIYTSYFADTSTGGTVVLCQGALFLVVYLLAPRNGQLARLLVARGRRPGVERID; via the coding sequence ATGAGCCTCGTCCACATTCTCCTCGAACCGTTCGAATTCGAATTCATGGTCCGAGCCATCTCGGCCACGCTCTTGGCCTCGGTCCTCTGCGCGGTGCTGTCCTGCTGGCTGATACTTACGGGATGGTCATTGCTGGGCGACGCGGTCTCGCACGCGGTACTGCCCGGCGTCGTGCTCTCCTACGCGCTGGGACTGCCATTCGCCCTTGGCGCGGCGATCTTCGGGCTGCTCGCGGTGGCCCTGATCGGAGGCGTCAAGGAGACCACACGCATCAAAGAGGACGCATCCATCGGGATAGTCTTCACAACTCTCTTTGCCCTGGGACTCGTCCTGGTCTCCGTGACACCGTCCCAAGTCGACCTCAACCACATCATTTTCGGGAATCTGTTGGGTGTATCGCCTTCGGATCTCAGGCAGGTCGCTGCGCTCGCCGGCGTGTGCTTGGCGGTGTTGATTTTCAAAAGACGCGATCTGAGTCTCTATGCGTTCGATCCGGGACACGCCAGAAATATCGGCGTCAACCCACGCATTCTTGGTGCGACGTTGCTTGGCGTTTTGGCGTTGACCTGCGTGGTCGCGCTTCAGGCCGTGGGCGTGGTCCTCGTGGTCGGGATGCTTATCATCCCTGGAGCGACTGCCCGTTTGCTGACCGAAAGAATGTCACGGATGCTTGTGGTCGCACCGGTGTTGTCTTCGTTGTGCTCGCTGGTGGGTATCTACACGAGTTATTTCGCGGATACTTCCACGGGAGGAACGGTTGTTCTGTGCCAAGGGGCTCTGTTCCTCGTCGTCTATCTTCTGGCGCCCAGGAACGGCCAGTTGGCACGGCTTCTCGTCGCCCGAGGTCGCCGACCCGGGGTAGAGCGAATCGACTGA
- the nrdH gene encoding glutaredoxin-like protein NrdH yields MSITVYTKPACVQCNATYRALDKRGISYDVVDVTEDAQALEHIKGLGYMQAPVVETENDHWSGFRPDKIGTLEAALAS; encoded by the coding sequence ATGTCCATCACCGTTTACACTAAGCCTGCCTGCGTCCAGTGCAACGCGACCTACCGCGCCCTGGACAAGCGTGGGATCTCCTACGACGTCGTCGACGTGACCGAGGATGCCCAAGCACTCGAACACATCAAAGGCCTCGGTTACATGCAGGCCCCGGTCGTCGAGACCGAGAACGATCACTGGTCGGGATTCCGCCCGGACAAGATCGGCACCCTCGAAGCCGCTCTCGCCTCCTGA